aattttaaaatacgaTTTACTAATGAGTTTCATCAAATGCACTAATAAttggaagaaaatataaacagaTGTCACTCTAGTTATCACAATGACAAATGagttacttttttataatactcGTCTTTAAAATGGtgaataatgtattttttttaaatcttcacACTTTTTCAATGATTTACCTTGAAACTTAAATTAGATGACATCATATTTTTGGAGAGAACATTTGggaaaatattgtaataaattagaaactcaattttcatttgacaaaatatattaacgtaataaccatttttaatatttttaaacaaattcataaaatttattattttcatcattttcttttatctattttttattctcgTATACAATTCAAACAAAGCTAAAGAGAGCATTATTTAatactgagaaaaaaaaatcacattatcGTTCAATTTTAGAACAGGATTACTTttgaagaaattttaaatttcttatttaaattcatataaagtTCTTATTTAGGACCCGCCCTCCTTGAAaaacaggtttttttttttagattttcattgTAAAACTCATTGCAATGAAAGTACCAACTTCTTATGATAATAAGCAGTATAGTATTAGTAATAgttattaattatcttaaatttagtattttaaaaaaataaaatgaaaatcaattcgTATATCTAggcattttcataattaaaaaatgttttaataatttctaaaacaaaagtaaaaaggaagagaaatagGTAAACAATGAGCAAAATTGATTGAGATGTGATCAGTTTATAGTTTATACAAATACCATTCTcccccctctctctctctcaagaGATTAAATCTCTGatctctctattttttctccctttctctGGTGACTATATAAGATGTTGTACAAATATTATACAAGTAACATCTCTTTGTATCAATCTCTCTGTGGATAAACACAGATCCCTGAAACCTAGTTTACGTTCGATTCTtgcttttatttataacaaCAAATTAGCTGAAGCAATATAGCAGTGTTATTTGCATCATCATCTATAAATGTAGTGACTGTTAGCACATGGATTTAAGGTGCTCTCTGAAAACTTTTAACATTGCTTGGAAAGTAACAATGCCCGTCAAGGTTCCATCTTCTTCCACAACCCACACGTAACTCACACGATGAGCCAGAGCCTGAATCATCACCGCCACCAGAGAACTCCACCGGTAGCACACCATTGCCTCAGACCTTCTCCCCACTCTCCCAGAGTACCCTCCAAGCTTCCAATTCTTCCCGGAGCAAGAATCTTCGTCGGAGGAACAactagaagaaaaagaagaccaTGAACAAAGACCCGTTTCGTCAGGGAGCAACTCTGAGAGGTTCTTGTCTTCCACCCTCTCCTTCACCAACTGCACCAAGTCCTCCGGTGGGCCGCCGCAGTCGATGTAGGAAGTGAAGTCGCCGGCGGAGAGCGTTGCCATGGCGGGCACGACGGCCTCATCGCAGGAGTTGAGTACAAATGGCGAGATTTCGCCGACGAATTTGCCGTTGGGGTCGACAATGGCGACGGAGCTTTGGTATATGAGGGACAGGGACAAGAGGTCCAAAACAGAGGACGCAGGGTCGTCGTAGCACACTGCAAAGAGGTTTTGCGTGTCGATGACGCCTAAGGTGTTGATGGGGTTCGCCGCTGTTGGGGAAAACACACCGATTGAGTTGAGGAGGTATCGGAAGATATCCTCTTGGGTGAGCCAACAGTAGATGGTTTTGTCATCGTGCCGCAAAGTGTTGGAGTCAAAACCTTCGAACTGATTCTGTATTGGTATCACCAGGTTGTGCACCCCTTCGTGCATAACATCTATAGCCTCCGCCAAACTGAAAACAGACCAAACACATCAAAACGTTGTTAAAAAATCGTTGTCAATGTATCGCTTCCCTATTTCATATTATTCGTATCCATAGTCTCAATCAAACTTCACATAACTAAGCCTGCATTCGAAAATTCCAATTTCCAACAACCAACTTGTCATGTAACACAAAGAAACCATAACCTTCTGCCATCAAATTTCTGCATGTTAGTATGTACGTAGAATATCATCCAATTCTGATTTAAAAAACAAGGTGaaagaaaattggaattaaGTTTCGTTCAAGTAATATTTTGTCGCGACCGTTCCTTTTTAGTTTGATCATTAAATTTGACATGCTGTGATGCAGGGTCGAATTTTGGTTGGAATTTGCAAGGGTGAACGTTACAGTGTTGCAGGTGTAGGTGACAGGTGAATGAAAAGTGAAAAGTGAAAAGGGGGAAACGGCATTAAATATCAGTACAGTAGATAAGAAGAAAAGTGTGGATGGTTAGGTATTTTGTTGAATTATAACAGGTCAAGAAAAATAACAGGCGGAAAAGAAATTGGagaagaaggaaagagagaGGAAGCATACCTGGCAGTGGGTGGAAGGTGGCGGACGAGGAGAGAGGAGGATTGATGGAGGAGGGCGGAGATGGGGGAATGGAGGGCGGCGGAAGGGGAGGAGAGGTTTTGGGGTTTGGAGAGGAAGCAGATGATGTCGACCATGCAAACCTTACCGATGCAGG
Above is a genomic segment from Vigna radiata var. radiata cultivar VC1973A chromosome 10, Vradiata_ver6, whole genome shotgun sequence containing:
- the LOC106774432 gene encoding CBS domain-containing protein CBSX5, whose protein sequence is MAARLSRHELSDLCLGKPPLRSLSVDDTVADALAALKKIDDNYVSVWNCHHSFMRKPQPKNQTTVSKCTTCTCIGKVCMVDIICFLSKPQNLSSPSAALHSPISALLHQSSSLLVRHLPPTASLAEAIDVMHEGVHNLVIPIQNQFEGFDSNTLRHDDKTIYCWLTQEDIFRYLLNSIGVFSPTAANPINTLGVIDTQNLFAVCYDDPASSVLDLLSLSLIYQSSVAIVDPNGKFVGEISPFVLNSCDEAVVPAMATLSAGDFTSYIDCGGPPEDLVQLVKERVEDKNLSELLPDETGLCSWSSFSSSCSSDEDSCSGKNWKLGGYSGRVGRRSEAMVCYRWSSLVAVMIQALAHRVSYVWVVEEDGTLTGIVTFQAMLKVFREHLKSMC